One Setaria italica strain Yugu1 chromosome I, Setaria_italica_v2.0, whole genome shotgun sequence DNA window includes the following coding sequences:
- the LOC101772596 gene encoding uncharacterized protein LOC101772596: MHRQLSLSASPRQQQGQQDDGSGSGSGIGIGIGGDAAQAMAVGEDESASHSKADRARSAMREERAIHLIPLLTFVCFLLLFLCSHDPSASDMSSFAGGGGLRSGNRRLRML, from the exons ATGCACAGGCAGCTCAGCCTCTCGGCAAGCCCGAGGCAGCAGCAGGGGCAGCAggacgacggcagcggcagcggcagcggcatcggcatcggcatcggcggcgacgcggcgcagGCGATGGCGGTCGGCGAGGACGAGTCGGCCTCGCACTCCAAGGCCGACAGGGCGCGGTCGGCgatgagggaggagagggccaTCCACCTCATCCCGCTGCTCACCTTCGTCTGCTTCCTCCTGCTCTTCCTCTGCTCGCACGACCCTTCCGCCTCTG ATATGTCGAGCTTCGCTGGAGGCGGGGGACTGAGATCCGGGAACCGGAGGTTGAGGATGCTATAG
- the LOC101772192 gene encoding binding partner of ACD11 1, translated as MTGTIKVHNVSLNASEQDISEFFSFSGDIVHVELQSCDERSQFAYITFGDNQGAERAMLLTGATITDMSVIITPATEYKLPASVLADLESKNVGGMESALRKAEDIVGSMLAKGFVLGMDAVDKAKAFDEKHQLTSTATAKVASLDKTMGLSQKFNTSTLVVNEKMKEMDEKYQVAEKTKSALAAAEQTVSTAGSAIMSNRYVLTGAAWVTGAYNKVATTATDVGAMAKERMMSEQEGEHRDCELEKTHLPESSEADEQECKHQEGSGNLESPETTHQEIKHQEGERQMTNVPSNTEMVKEEQKNQEGEIAVTHVQGNTEIAEKEPNHHETELSKANIPDSLLMAEQTEQEHKQPSGEFAKTHVSGSPVTIPVTMATTDGNSSNIPKKPESAQGFL; from the exons atGACTGGCACGATAAAGGTCCACAATGTTTCACTTAATGCATCAGAGCAAGATATTAGCGAGTTCTTTTCGTTCTCTGGTGACATAGTACATGTCGAACTGCAAAG TTGTGATGAACGGTCACAGTTTGCCTACATAACGTTCGGAGATAACCAAGGAGCAGAAAGGGCTATGCTTCTTACG GGTGCGACTATAACAGATATGTCTGTCATCATCACACCAGCCACTGAATACAAGCTGCCGGCATCCGTTTTAGCTGATTTGGAG TCAAAAAATGTTGGTGGCATGGAATCCGCCCTTCGGAAGGCAGAGGATATTGTTGGTTCTATGCTAGCCAAAGGATTTGTTCTTGGCATGGATGCTGTTGATAAAGCAAAGGCTTTTGATGAAAAGCATCAACTCACATCGACTGCAACTGCCAAAGTCGCTTCCCTTGACAAAACAATGGGTCTAAGCCAGAAGTTCAACACCAGTACCTTAGTTGTAAATGAGAAAATGAAGGAGATGGATGAGAAATACCAGGTTGCAGAGAAGACAAAGTCAGCATTAGCCGCTGCTGAACAGACCGTCTCTACTGCCGGTTCTGCTATCATGAGTAACAGGTATGTCCTTACAGGGGCGGCATGGGTAACTGGTGCCTATAACAAGGTTGCAACCACTGCAACTGATGTTGGTGCGATGGCAAAGGAAAGGATGATGTCCGAGCAGGAGGGAGAGCATAGAGACTGTGAACTTGAAAAGACTCATTTGCCTGAAAGCTCCGAAGCTGATGAGCAAGAGTGCAAGCATCAGGAAGGATCTGGAAACCTAGAAAGTCCTGAAACGACTCATCAGGAGATCAAGCATCAAGAGGGTGAACGTCAAATGACTAACGTGCCAAGCAACACTGAAATGGTTAAAGAGGAACAGAAAAATCAGGAGGGTGAAATCGCAGTGACCCATGTGCAAGGAAACACTGAAATAGCTGAGAAGGAGCCTAACCACCATGAGACTGAACTATCCAAGGCCAATATTCCAGATAGCCTTCTGATGGCTGAACAAACTGAGCAGGAGCACAAGCAACCGAGTGGTGAGTTTGCCAAGACCCATGTCTCTGGAAGTCCTGTCACTATTCCAGTCACCATGGCCACAACTGATGGGAATTCTAGCAACATTCCCAAGAAGCCTGAATCTGCCCAGGGATTTCTGTAA
- the LOC101771785 gene encoding uncharacterized protein LOC101771785, with the protein MMAKGGAGSGLIWATAEDLARNRPVVLSLYRQILRALNSPELPLGHAARLAKKAECRAIFIFGAEERSLHNIRDLLDAARHTLGILNRGRLP; encoded by the coding sequence ATGATGGCGAAGGGCGGCGCTGGCAGCGGGCTAATCTGGGCGACGGCGGAGGATCTGGCGCGGAACCGGCCGGTGGTGCTGTCGCTGTACCGGCAGATCCTGCGGGCGCTGAACTCGCCGGAGCTGCCGCTGGGGCACGCGGCGCGGCTGGCGAAGAAGGCGGAGTGCCGCGCCATCTTCATCTTTGGCGCCGAGGAGAGGTCGCTCCACAACATCCGGGACCTCCTCGACGCCGCGCGCCACACCCTCGGCATCCTCAACCGCGGCCGCCTCCCGTAG
- the LOC101771132 gene encoding oligopeptide transporter 4, whose product MAEVGTAERGQAAGKEEEGIVGDGEEEESSPVEQVRLTVPSTDDPSLPVWTFRMWSIGLLSCALMSFLNQFFVYRTEPLVVTQITVQVASLPVGHFMARVLPRTRHRAPKLLGGGEWSLNPGPFNMKEHVLISIFANAGFAFGGGSAYAVGIIDIIRAFYHRHISFFTAWLLVITTQVLGYGWAGLMRKYVVEPAHMWWPSTLVQVSLFRALHEKDEASKGSRQISRSKFFLVALACSFAWYAVPGYLFPALTSISWVCWVFSKSVTAQQLGSGMKGLGLGAFTLDWSTVSSFLFSPLISPFFATVNIFFGYVFFVYLIMPIAYWGFNLYNAKTFPIFSSHLFMSNGTKYDIPSIVNSQFELDKDAYNQRGRVNLSIFFALSYGFSFATIAATITHVGLFYGKEIYRRFKASQKEKPDIHTKLMEKYDDIPAWWFYSLMALSVVVSLLLCTVLKREVQLPWWGLIFACGMAFIFTLPISIITATTNQTPGLNVITEYAMGLIMPGYPIANVCFKVYGYMSMSQAVAFLSDFKLGHYMKIPPKSMFLVQFIGTIVAGTVNLGTAWWLLGSIKDICSDSLPPESPWTCPSDRVFFDASVIWGLVGPRRIFGSAGNYGALNWFFLIGAAGPVIVYALHRMYPNQRWIPLINLPVLLGATASMPPATAVNYNSWLLIGTIFNFFVFRYQKKWWTRYNYILSAALDAGVAFMGVVLYFSLTMENKTIDWWGTAGEHCPLASCPTAKGMDLGPDSVCPVF is encoded by the exons ATGGCTGAGGTCGGCACGGCCGAGCGCGGCCAGGCCGCcggcaaggaggaggaaggcatcgtcggcgacggcgaggaggaggagtcgtCGCCGGTCGAGCAGGTGCGGCTGACGGTGCCGTCGACGGACGACCCCTCCCTGCCGGTGTGGACGTTCCGGATGTGGAGCATCGGGCTGCTGTCGTGCGCGCTCATGAGCTTCCTCAACCAGTTCTTCGTCTACCGGACAGAGCCGCTGGTCGTGACGCAGATCACGGTGCAGGTGGCGTCGCTGCCCGTGGGCCACTTCATGGCCCGGGTGCTGCCGCGCACCAGGCACCGGGCGCCCAagctgctgggcggcggcgagtggaGCCTCAACCCGGGGCCCTTCAACATGAAGGAGCACGTGCTCATCTCCATCTTCGCCAACGCCGGCTTCGCCTTCGGCGGCGGGAGCGCCTACGCCGTCGGGATCATCGACATCATCCGCGCCTTCTACCACCGCCACATCTCCTTCTTCACCGCCTGGCTCCTCGTCATCACCACGCAG GTGCTCGGATACGGGTGGGCGGGGCTGATGCGCAAGTACGTGGTGGAACCAGCGCACATGTGGTGGCCGAGCACGCTCGTCCAGGTCTCCCTCTTCCG GGCACTGCACGAGAAGGACGAAGCCAGCAAAGGTTCGCGCCAGATCTCCCGCTCCAAGTTCTTCTTGGTGGCGCTGGCATGCAGCTTCGCATGGTACGCCGTTCCAGGCTACCTCTTCCCGGCGCTGACGTCCATCTCATGGGTGTGCTGGGTCTTCTCCAAGTCCGTGACGGCGCAGCAGCTGGGTTCGGGCATGAAGGGGCTTGGTCTCGGCGCCTTCACACTCGACTGGTCCACAgtctcctccttcctcttcagTCCCCTCATCTCGCCCTTCTTCGCCACTGTCAACATCTTCTTTGGCTATGTGTTCTTCGTCTACCTGATCATGCCGATAGCATACTGGGGGTTCAACCTGTACAACGCCAAGACATTCCCCATCTTCTCCTCGCACCTGTTCATGTCAAACGGCACCAAGTACGATATCCCTTCAATTGTGAACAGTCAGTTTGAGCTTGACAAGGACGCGTACAATCAGCGCGGCAGAGTCAATCTCAGCATATTCTTTGCGCTCAGTTATGGGTTCAGCTTCGCCACCATTGCTGCCACCATCACGCACGTCGGGCTCTTCTACGGAAA GGAAATCTACCGCCGCTTCAAAGCATCACAGAAGGAGAAGCCTGACATCCACACGAAGCTGATGGAGAAGTACGATGACATCCCTGCGTGGTGGTTCTACTCGTTGATGGCGCTTTCAGTTGTAgtgtccctcctcctctgcaCTGTACTTAAGCGCGAGGTCCAGCTCCCGTGGTGGGGCCTCATCTTCGCGTGTGGCATGGCATTCATCTTCACCCTTCCCATCAGCATCATCACTGCGACAACCAACCAG ACGCCTGGTCTGAATGTGATCACTGAATATGCCATGGGTCTGATTATGCCGGGGTATCCTATTGCCAACGTCTGCTTCAAGGTTTATGGCTACATGAGCATGTCACAGGCTGTTGCTTTCCTCTCGGACTTCAAGCTTGGACACTATATGAAGATCCCTCCCAAGTCCATGTTCCTTGTTCAG TTCATTGGTACCATTGTGGCTGGCACGGTCAACCTTGGGACAGCATGGTGGCTACTCGGCTCCATCAAGGACATCTGCTCGGATTCACTACCACCAGAGAGCCCATGGACATGCCCTAGTGACCGTGTGTTCTTCGATGCATCAGTCATCTGGGGCCTTGTTGGTCCGAGGCGCATCTTTGGGTCAGCTGGGAACTATGGCGCCCTGAACTGGTTCTTCCTTATTGGCGCAGCAGGCCCAGTTATTGTATACGCTCTCCACAGGATGTACCCCAACCAGAGGTGGATACCATTGATCAATCTGCCAGTGCTCCTTGGTGCCACTGCAAGCATGCCCCCAGCAACGGCTGTGAACTACAACTCATGGCTGCTCATTGGCACCATCTTCAATTTCTTTGTGTTCCGCTACCAGAAGAAGTGGTGGACAAGGTACAACTACATTCTCTCTGCCGCGCTCGATGCTGGAGTTGCATTCATGGGTGTGGTGCTGTACTTCTCACTGACTATGGAGAACAAGACTATCGACTGGTGGGGCACAGCTGGAGAACACTGTCCTCTGGCCTCATGCCCTACGGCTAAAGGGATGGACTTGGGTCCTGATAGCGTCTGCCCAGTGTTCTAA